The Halogranum gelatinilyticum DNA segment GGGGATGTGGACGGATTACGTCGAGCAGCAGCTGCCACTGACACTCGGCCACGAGAACGCCGGGACCGTCGTCGAGACGGGCGACGAGGTCACGCTCGTCGAGGAGGGTGACAAGGTCATCTGCCATCCGGTGATGACCTGTGGGAAATGTCGGCCGTGCCGACTGGGCGAGGATATGCACTGTGAGAACCTCGACTTCCCCGGATTGACGACCGACGGCGGGTTCGCCGAAGAACTCCTGACTGCCGAGCGTTCGGTCATCAAGCTCCCCGACGGCGTCGATACGACCGACATCGCGCCACACGCCGACGCCGGCATCACGGCTTACCACGCCGTAAAGAAGGCGACGCGACAGCTCAACCCCGGCGACCATGCCGTCGTCATCGGTGTCGGCGGCCTCGGCCACATCGGACTTCAGTGTCTGGACGCGACGAGCGCCGTGACCATCACCGCTATCGACCCGAAAGCGGCTGCCCGCGATCTCGCGGAAGAACTCGGCGCGCACCACACCGTCGACCCCTCCGCGGAGGACGTCGCGTCGGTCATCGACGACATCACCGACGGGACGGGCGCACAGCAAGTCGTCGACTTCGTCGGCCGCGACGAGACGACGGCACTCGCACCCGACATCGTCGCCGGTGGGGGCGACCATCACATCGTCGGCTACGGCGGTCACATCCACGAACCCGCCCAGTCGCTGGTCGACGGCGAGTTCTCCTACAAGGGGACGCTCGTGGGACGCTACGCCGAGTTACAGGAACTCGTCGCGCTCGTCGACCGCGGCGACGTCGACCTGCGGACGACCCGCTACGGTCTCGACGACATCAACACCGTCGCCGAGAAGCTCGAACACGGCGAGATCGAAGGCCGCGCGGTCATCACTCCCTGACCGGCCGGT contains these protein-coding regions:
- a CDS encoding NAD(P)-dependent alcohol dehydrogenase; translation: MLAARLHEYTEEMGEALSIDEVDNPQITRSDGVVVEVEGAGWCQTDNHIIEGMWTDYVEQQLPLTLGHENAGTVVETGDEVTLVEEGDKVICHPVMTCGKCRPCRLGEDMHCENLDFPGLTTDGGFAEELLTAERSVIKLPDGVDTTDIAPHADAGITAYHAVKKATRQLNPGDHAVVIGVGGLGHIGLQCLDATSAVTITAIDPKAAARDLAEELGAHHTVDPSAEDVASVIDDITDGTGAQQVVDFVGRDETTALAPDIVAGGGDHHIVGYGGHIHEPAQSLVDGEFSYKGTLVGRYAELQELVALVDRGDVDLRTTRYGLDDINTVAEKLEHGEIEGRAVITP